One window of Erwinia aphidicola genomic DNA carries:
- a CDS encoding transporter substrate-binding domain-containing protein: MKKGLLALLAGAVLFTQTTVAHADQLQDIEKRGVIRIAVPQDFPPFGSVGTDLQPQGYDIDMAKYLAKQMKLKLQLVPVTSANRVPYLQTNKVDLVISSLGKNPEREKVIDFSRAYAPFFLGVFGPKDGTLKDAAELSGKSIGVTRGAVEDMVLTGIAPKDAEVKRYEDNNTTLSAYLSGQVQYVATGNLVVAAISRQNADKAPVAKFMLKDSPCFIGMKKEEPALKAKVDALIEQAIQDKTLNGLSEQWLKAPLPADLGA, encoded by the coding sequence ATGAAAAAAGGTTTACTCGCATTACTGGCTGGCGCCGTGCTGTTCACTCAGACCACCGTGGCGCATGCCGACCAGCTGCAGGATATTGAAAAGCGCGGCGTTATTCGTATCGCCGTGCCGCAGGACTTCCCACCGTTTGGTTCGGTCGGTACCGATTTACAGCCGCAGGGCTACGACATTGATATGGCGAAGTATCTGGCGAAGCAGATGAAACTTAAGTTGCAGCTGGTGCCGGTCACCAGCGCTAACCGCGTTCCCTATCTGCAAACGAATAAGGTGGATTTGGTCATCTCCAGCCTTGGTAAAAACCCGGAGCGCGAGAAAGTGATCGACTTCAGCCGCGCCTATGCGCCGTTCTTCCTGGGCGTATTTGGCCCGAAAGATGGCACGTTGAAAGATGCCGCCGAGCTGAGCGGCAAATCCATCGGTGTGACGCGTGGCGCGGTGGAAGATATGGTGCTGACCGGTATTGCGCCGAAAGACGCTGAGGTGAAGCGTTATGAAGATAACAACACCACGCTCTCCGCTTATCTGTCAGGGCAGGTGCAGTACGTGGCGACCGGTAACCTGGTGGTGGCCGCGATTTCCCGCCAGAACGCCGACAAAGCGCCGGTGGCAAAATTTATGCTGAAAGACTCACCGTGCTTTATTGGCATGAAGAAAGAAGAACCGGCCCTGAAGGCCAAAGTTGATGCGCTGATCGAGCAGGCGATTCAGGACAAAACTCTGAACGGCCTCTCTGAACAGTGGTTGAAAGCACCGCTGCCGGCTGACCTCGGCGCGTAA
- the hpxU gene encoding MurR/RpiR family transcriptional regulator HpxU: MKQLDERLRSHYAQLSPQEQRIADFAFDHFDDLISYNSAELARLSGVSKATVSRLFKRLGYEKYKDMRDELRTLRQSGMPLTDNRDAVQGNTLLARHYKQEMANLTQWVNAIDTGQLGEVVQALSNSKRIFIIGLRNAYPVALHLRQQLLQARAQVHLLPQPGQTLAEELVDLTPDDLVVVMAFRRRPRIIRPLLQQLQQSGIPTLALCEPQAQGVIALARWQLCAPLDSVSAFDSYAAANSLINLLANAVLHELLSDGRQRIHQIADLYSQLDELEQR; this comes from the coding sequence ATGAAGCAGCTTGATGAACGCCTGCGCAGCCATTACGCACAGCTGTCGCCGCAGGAACAGCGTATCGCCGATTTTGCCTTTGACCATTTCGACGATCTGATCAGCTATAACAGCGCGGAGCTGGCGCGCCTGAGTGGGGTCTCGAAGGCTACGGTCAGCCGCCTGTTTAAGCGCTTGGGCTATGAAAAATATAAGGATATGCGCGACGAGCTGCGTACCCTGCGCCAGAGTGGGATGCCGCTGACCGACAACCGCGATGCAGTGCAGGGCAACACGCTGCTGGCGCGCCACTACAAGCAGGAGATGGCCAACCTCACCCAGTGGGTTAACGCTATCGATACCGGGCAGTTGGGAGAGGTGGTGCAGGCGTTGTCCAACAGTAAACGCATTTTTATCATTGGCTTACGTAACGCGTATCCGGTGGCGTTGCACCTGCGACAGCAGCTGCTTCAGGCCCGCGCTCAGGTGCACTTACTGCCGCAGCCGGGCCAGACGCTTGCCGAGGAGCTGGTGGATCTCACGCCCGACGATCTGGTGGTGGTGATGGCTTTCCGCCGCCGTCCGCGCATCATCCGCCCGCTGCTGCAGCAGCTGCAGCAGAGCGGCATCCCAACGCTGGCGCTGTGCGAGCCGCAGGCGCAGGGCGTCATTGCTCTGGCGCGCTGGCAGCTCTGCGCCCCGCTCGACAGCGTTTCGGCGTTTGACAGCTACGCCGCGGCCAACAGCCTGATCAACCTGCTGGCGAATGCGGTGCTGCATGAACTGTTAAGCGATGGCCGCCAGCGCATTCATCAGATCGCCGACCTCTACAGCCAGCTGGATGAACTGGAACAGCGCTAA